From a region of the Candidatus Woesearchaeota archaeon genome:
- a CDS encoding methyltransferase, with protein sequence MNTDEFYEPREDSFLLATQVKKYTRGTVLDMCTGTGIQAITAAKKKTVRLVLAVDINKKALGYAKKHNSHKKIKYLYSDLFDNITGTFDTIICNPPYLPNEPRLKDIALDGGKKGYEFIARFLATTGEFLKKGGNILLVFSSLTNQSIVDQLISRQGLLFTQLSSQRFDFEELFVYKLQYPPFIQQVYFRGITHINRFATGHRGFIFTGLFKTKKVAIKIQRPDTAAHGTVAREATVLKQLNKHHIGPRLLFAKNNYFVYEFVFGSFIRDFVKTASSAAIKKMLANVFLQMKKLDELGFTKEEMHHPFKHIIISKHKPVLIDFERCTKTAKSHNVTQFCECVARMAPELRRAGVLVDADKLRWYAARYRHDISVFKELITYIHAA encoded by the coding sequence ATGAACACCGATGAATTCTACGAGCCGCGAGAAGACTCTTTCCTTCTTGCGACGCAGGTAAAAAAATACACCCGTGGAACAGTTCTTGATATGTGCACCGGCACCGGCATTCAGGCGATCACCGCAGCAAAAAAGAAAACCGTTCGTTTAGTTCTTGCCGTCGATATCAACAAAAAAGCTCTTGGATACGCCAAAAAACATAATTCCCACAAAAAAATAAAATACTTATATTCGGACTTGTTTGACAACATTACTGGAACGTTCGACACTATCATCTGCAATCCCCCCTACCTTCCGAATGAGCCCAGGCTGAAAGACATCGCGCTGGACGGCGGGAAAAAAGGATATGAGTTTATTGCACGTTTTCTTGCCACGACAGGAGAGTTTTTGAAAAAAGGAGGCAACATCCTGCTGGTTTTTTCCTCACTCACCAACCAATCAATTGTTGACCAGCTCATCAGCCGCCAAGGACTTCTCTTCACGCAACTCTCATCGCAACGATTTGATTTTGAAGAATTGTTCGTCTACAAACTCCAGTATCCTCCTTTCATCCAGCAAGTGTATTTCCGAGGAATTACGCACATCAATCGCTTTGCCACTGGCCACCGCGGGTTTATTTTCACTGGGCTTTTCAAAACCAAAAAAGTTGCCATCAAAATCCAGCGGCCCGATACCGCAGCGCATGGTACGGTTGCGCGGGAAGCGACCGTGCTGAAACAGCTCAACAAACATCACATCGGCCCCCGTCTTCTGTTTGCGAAGAATAATTATTTTGTGTATGAATTTGTATTTGGCTCTTTTATCCGCGACTTTGTTAAAACAGCTTCGTCCGCCGCAATCAAAAAAATGCTTGCGAACGTATTTTTACAAATGAAAAAGCTTGACGAGCTCGGTTTCACGAAAGAAGAAATGCATCACCCGTTCAAACACATCATCATTTCAAAACACAAACCCGTGCTCATTGATTTCGAACGGTGCACAAAAACAGCAAAGTCGCATAATGTGACACAATTCTGCGAATGTGTTGCGCGGATGGCGCCGGAGCTTCGACGCGCCGGTGTGCTGGTTGATGCCGATAAACTCCGTTGGTACGCTGCTCGGTACCGACATGATATCTCTGTTTTCAAAGAACTCATCACCTATATCCATGCTGCGTAA